A portion of the Corynebacterium ammoniagenes DSM 20306 genome contains these proteins:
- a CDS encoding Na(+)/H(+) antiporter subunit C produces MEANLMFLLASGAMMAAGVYLVLDRAMTKMLLGILLIGNAVNLIIIQAGGSAGSPPIMGRESTPYGEDIADPLAQAMILTAIVISMALTAFILTLAYRQYRYRTDDVIEDDVDDVAVASMATRPSAAPDQDASSDPTTGRATKEGDTFGPRFFEEPVKGVKDE; encoded by the coding sequence ATGGAAGCCAACCTCATGTTTCTCCTCGCCTCCGGTGCCATGATGGCCGCGGGCGTGTACTTGGTGCTCGACCGCGCCATGACCAAAATGCTGCTGGGGATCTTGCTCATCGGCAATGCCGTCAACCTCATCATCATCCAAGCTGGCGGCTCCGCGGGTTCCCCACCGATAATGGGTCGTGAGTCCACACCCTATGGCGAAGACATCGCCGACCCCCTAGCGCAGGCCATGATTTTGACAGCGATTGTGATTTCCATGGCGTTGACAGCGTTTATTTTGACGCTTGCTTACCGCCAGTACCGCTACCGCACCGATGACGTTATTGAAGACGATGTTGATGACGTAGCAGTGGCATCGATGGCAACTCGCCCATCGGCTGCTCCCGACCAGGACGCGTCTTCTGACCCGACCACTGGTCGCGCCACTAAGGAAGGCGATACCTTCGGCCCTCGCTTCTTCGAAGAGCCAGTCAAGGGGGTCAAGGATGAGTGA